ATCAAAAATTCCCATTTTTTAGCCTTTAAACATTGATTTTAAACAATGAATCTGGAATTGTTTTTTTATCTCCATAAGCATTATTTGTTCCATTTTGTTCAAACATGGTATTTAAAAGTTTGTCGTAAAAATCTTTTATTACTAAGACTAATTTTGCGTATTCTTTATTTTTTTGGTGTAAAGTATTTAAATTTTGCTTCAAAAGAGCAAGTTTTTCCTTATCTTCATCATCTAAGAGTTCATCTAAACCTTTATTATTTCCTTGATTGCTTAAATCTACTAAAGCTTTATCTAGATTTTTTTTAGCTATTTGAAAATCGTTAACAAGTTTGGTTTTATCTTCCACACTTTTGCTAACATATTGATGGTTTGCAGCTTGAATTTGAGTGATATCTTCTATAGTAAGATTGATGAGTTTTTCTAATATAGAATTTGTTTCGTCTAAGTATTGTTTTACCATTTTTTTATCCTTTCTTAGGCTAAACCCAAAAAAGGATAAAAATTATAATAAAGAATCTGCTATTGCTTTTGATGTGGCTTGTAAGTCTATTTTATACTCACCATTTTTAATTTGAGAAGCAATTAAAGATACTTTACTTTCTTCTACCTTTTGAGTTTCTTTTGCCTTGTTGTTTTCTTTATTTTCTGTTTTGTTCAAATCACTAGTAGCAACTTGAGCTACATAAGTTTGATGTATAGGATTTATCATTTTAAGCCTCCAGTTCTATCGAAAAACTCTAAGAACTATATCGACACTTAAAAAAATAACTTAACCCCTTTCTTTTAAATAATCAAATAATAATTTTGAAAAACCTAAACCACCGCTTAAAGCCTTACTCATAGTGTCATTATACATTGAAGAATAAATTTCATCACTTGCATCTTTTCCAAATAAAGAATTTTCTTGCTTTAAAGAAATATCTAAAACACTTTTGATTAAAAAAGCTTCAAAAGCATCAGTTTGTTCTTTTAAAGCTTTATCCTCATCACTTAGTGTTTGTATATGAGCAATATCATTTTTAAAAGCACTATCTGCATAGTTTTTAGCGGCTTTATAGCTATTGTTATGTTTAGTAATGCTTTCATAAAGTTCACTGCTATAGTTTTTACTTGCTAAATAATTATCAACTCTCATCATATCACCTCTAATTCAGCGCTAATTGCGCCAGCTCTTTTTAAATTTTGCATAATAGCTATAATATCATTTGGAGCTGCTCCGAGTTTATTTAACATTCTTGCTATGTTTGCTACCGTTGTTTTGCTATTTGTAATTTTTAAAGTATTAGATACTGGATCTAAAATACCACCATCTTTCATATCAATTTCATTTTGCCCTAAAGCAACGGTATTATTTGGATCAATTTTTATAGTAATATCTTTGTGAGTGATTAATATAGGTTCAACTTCTATATTTACTCCTGCTACTATAGTTCCTGTTCTTTCATCTATAATTACCTTACTCTCTGGAGTATAAGCTATATCTTGTTCTAACACTCTTGCCATAAATTCAACATGAGAAAATTCTTCAGGCTTTGTTAATTTAATAGTTCTAGAATCTAAAGCTTTTGCTATATCTGTATCAAAAATAGTATTTAAAACTCTTTCTATATTGTTAGCTGTTTTAAAATCTGCTTCTTTTAAACTCAAAATTAAATCATCATTTTGGCTAAAATTTTGAGGAATTTCTCTTTCAACAACAGCGCCATTCATTACATTAGCTGAGGTTGAGTGTGTTCCTGCTGCACCTGGCCTTGGACTAAGTCCACCTATTGCTAAAGAACCTTGAGCTACAGCATAAATTTCACCATCAACTCCTTTTAGGGCTGTCATAAGTAGGGTTCCACCTTGTAAAGATTTTGCATCACCTAAAGAAGCTACGCTTACATCAAGTTTATCACCACTTCTTGCAAAAGCAGGAAGTTTTGCAGTAACCATTACAGCGGCTGTATTTTTTGATTTTATATCACCTGGGCTAACTTTTACATTCATACCTTGGAGCATATTTGAAATAGATTGTAAGGTAAATTCACTACTTGTGCCATCACCACTTCCATTTAAACCAACAACCAAACCATATCCTATAAGTTGGTTATCTCTAACACCTACTACATTGGTAAGCTCTTTGATAGTAGCTGCAAAAACACTTAGATTTAAAACTAAGCAAAATAATAATATTCTCATCGATTATTCCTTTAATCTATGCTATTTTTAGCATAAAAGCAAAAAAAGTTCCAATTTATACAAGCGAGTAAAAACTCAAGCTAGTAGAGCCAAATTTTTTTTCTTTTGTTTTATTGTAATTTTGTATTTTATCTGGGGTTTTAAAAGAACTATGATGTTCAATAATAATAATTTTTACATTTGAATTTTGTATATTTTCTATCAATTTTAAAGTTTTTTCATAAATATCAAAAAACCCTTCTCTGATATCAAATGGAGGATCAAGATATAAGATGATATTCTCTTTGGAATTTTGAATGATTTGAGGGGTTTTTTTAAAAGTATCATCATTAAAACAAATAGTATTTTTATCAATGCTAGAAGCATTTTTTAAAGCTACCTCATAAGCTTTTTTATCTTTTTCTATAGCATAACTCTTTAAACAACCATTACTTCTTGCTTCTAAGGCCATTAAAGCACTTCCCCCAAAAGCTTCTATAAAAATTTTATCTTGCAAAGAATAACGCAATACATTAAAAACACATGATTTTACTATGCTTTTAGTGCTTCTTGTGGTATTTAAACTAGGAAGTAAAATTTTTTTACCTTTGTAAATTCCACTTTCAATAATAGTGTAGATTTTTTGATTTTTCTTTTTTGATTTTTCTTTTTTTTCTTCTTTTGGCTTGTAAGATTTTAAGAAATCTTTTACATTCTGATAATCTTGTATTTTATGCATTATTGTTATCATCTTTGATAAGATTTTTAAGCTCTATTTTATAAAAATCAAATATTTCATCAATTTTTTGATGACTTTCTTGACGCAATTTTTCCAAAATTGCTTCGCATTTTTGATTCATTATTTTTTTCTCGCGCAAGGCTATTTTATATGCAATATTTTGCAAACTTGTATTAAAATCATTTAAGGCGCAAAGTAATTCTTCCATACTAAAAGGCAATGTAAGAAAATTAGATTTTTTATTAATGATAAATTGAGGTTTTTGTGTATTAATTTTTTCATCACAAACGATAAAGTCGCAATCTTTTTTCAAAACTAAAAAATCTTTCAAAGCTATTTCTAAAGTTTTCTCCAAAATCAAATCTTTACATTCAAGGGCAATTTTCATCCTACTAAACTCACTTTTAATTTATGTTTTTTTAAAGTATGCGGTATTATACCTAAAGCTAAGTTTGCAAATTCTGCAAAACTTAGTATATAAAAATCTTCAAAATTTCTATTTGATACAGCTTGTAATTCTTTTGCACATTTATCAAACATATAAAAAGAATAGAAATTTTCTACTATTAAAAAATCACATCCACTATCATAAGCATCTAATACTATTGCAGCAGCACATTCAAATGCCAATTTAGCATTTAAATTTAAAAAACCATATCCACAGCTTTTGTATTTTCTTTCAAAATCAATAATATTTGCATCTACCATTTTGGCAAGTTCTAAAGAACATTTTGCATCACAAAAACCTTGATATACTCCTATGTTAAATTGTTTAAAATAATGTTTAATGTGTTCTGTTTTTAAATTTTCTAAAAAAATTTGTGGAGCATATTGGACTTTTTCTATTTTTTGTATAATCTCATAAGAACTATATTCGCATGCTAGAATATTATCTTCTTTTAACATTGCTGCGTATTCTTGTAAGATATCTTTTGGATCATAATCAATAATAAAATAATTTTTCCCTAAAGGTTTTTCACAAAGTGTGCTTTTAATTCCAACTACTTCTAAAGCATCTTTTATAATATCAAAATGACAAAATAAATCATTATTGCTGTTTGTGTAAATATTATACATTTTTTATCCCTTAAAAAATACTTCTTGCAAGACCTGATTTTACAAGCATAACTTTTAATTCTTTAATATAAGATTCATAGTCTAATTCATTAGCGGATATAAAATTTTTAAATCTAGTGTGATAATAAATTCCTTTTTTTTCATCTGCAACTAATTTTAGAAACTGAGGCGCTTTTTCTGGGTATTTTAAAATCATTTTATAAGCAAAGATAAAAAAGCTATCACCAAGATATTCAGGTAAAAATTCCCTTACTTCACTAGTGTAGTATAAAAAATCATATTGCTTGTAAAGTTCTATATCATGGATATCAATAAGACCTTTAAAATAGTCTAATTTTTCCAAAAAATCGCTTTTATCCATGATTAAATCTTTAGTAGCTCTTTTAGTATCTAGTGGTTCTAAAATGAGTTCTTTACCAAATTGCTTAGCTATATTTTCTAGTTTTCTTCTTTGTCTTATTGCAACTTGATTAACTTTTATACAACTTTCTGGATTTTCTTCAAAATTAAAATATATATCATCTTTTTTAATTTGAACAAGAAGATCATAAACACTCTCAAATTCACTACTATTATAAACATAGGGTTTATAATAAGCTAAATAATCATTATTTTTATCAAAACGAAAAATTTTCAAAGTTATTTGCATATTTTATCCTTATAATATTTTTCATTATATACATTTTAAACTTATAAAAATTTGATTATTATATAAAATAAAAGCTTTTTTGTATAAAATACTCACATGGATAAGGAAAATTTGATTATAAGTGCCTTTGCTAACTCTATTAATGGAGATGATGGAGCGGTTGTTGATGGATATTGTTATTCTAAGGATTTATTTTGTGAAAATATTCATTTTAAAACATCATGGATGAAATTAGAACAAATTGGTGCAAAAGCAATGTTGGTTAATATTTCAGATGCAATAGCTATGAATGCTACTCCAAAATATGCTCTTTTGGGACTTTCTTTGCCAAAATATTTAGATATGAAGCAAATTAAGGCTTTACAAAAAGGATTATTAAATACTGCAAAAGATTTTAAAATACAAATAATTGGCGGAGATACTATAGCTGGAAAAAATATTGATATTAGTGTTACAATTATATCAAAAATTAATCAAAAAGCTATTTATAGAAAAGGTTTAAAAAAAGGTGATCTTTTAGCTTTTAGTGGAAATTTAGGTGAAAGTTTAAAAGGTTTAAATATTTTATATCGAGGTGGTAAATTACATTCTAACCATCGTTTTATAAAGCCTAATTTAAGACAGAATTTTTTTTATGATATAGCTAAAAAAGTTAGAGTAAGTATGGATATATCAGATGGTTTAAATAAAGATTTATCAAGAATGCTTTTTTTAAATCAACTTAATGCAAAATTTTTTAAAAAATTAAATAAATTTATTTTAAATAGCGCAGAAGAGTATGAATTATTATTTGCTTTTGATAAAAAACACAAAGCATTTATACAAAATATGGCTAAAAAACATAGAGTTAAATTGAATATTTTTGCAAAAACAATAACAGGAAGGTATAAATTTTATGGAAAAGAGCATCATTTCTAAACCCTTATATGTATTAAAACATAGTCCAATAAATGTATATTTTTCTAAAAATAGCAATGATTTTGTGGTTAGAGAAAAGCCTTTATATGAATTTAGTGGCAAAGGCGAGCATTTGATCTTGCATATACAAAAAAAAGATCTTAGTACTAGTGAAGCTTTAAGAATTTTAAGCGAACAAAGTGGCGTTAAAATGAGAGATTTTGGATATTGCGGACTTAAGGATAAGCAAGGCTTAACAACGCAGTATATTTCAATGCCTAAAAAAAATGAAGAAAATTTAAAAAATTTTAAACACGATAAGATGAAAATTTTAGAAAGTTTTTATCATGATAATAAACTTAGAATAGGGCATTTAAAAGGAAACTCTTTTTTTATTAGATTAAAAAAAGTTTCAAAAGTAGATGCTTTAAAAATTGAGCAAGCTTTTAAAAATATTCAAGAACAAGGTTTTGCTAATTATTTTGGTTATCAGCGTTTTGGTAAATTTCAAGATAATTTTTTACAAGGTTTAGAGATTTTAAAGGGCAAAAAAATAAAAAATAAAAAAATGCAAGATTTTTTGATTTCTGCTTTTCAGAGTGAACTTTTTAATAAATATTTAAGTAAAAGAATAGAATTTTCTCATTTTATAAATGATTTTAACGAAGCAGAGATAAGACAAATTTATAATTTAGAAAAATCAGAAATTAAGAGTTTAAAAAAACAAAAACATTTTTTTAAAATTTTAAAAGGTGATGTATTGGGGCATTATCCTTTTGGAAAATGTTTTATATGCGAAGATTTACCAAATGAACTAGAAAGATTTAATAAAAAAGATATAAGTGTAATGGGGCTTTTGGTAGGCTCTAAAGCTTTTGAAGTGGGTGAAGGATTAGCTAAAAAATTAGAAGATGATATTTTTTCATCTGTTTATGAATTTAAAAATAAAATGCAAGGTTCAAGGCGTTTTATGTGGGCTTATTTAGAAGAATGCAAATACAATTATGATGAGGAAAAAGCACATTTTAACTTAGAGTTTTTTTTACAAAAAGGCTCTTATGCAACCGTAGTTTTAGAAGAAATTTTGCACATGGATATTTTTGAGCATACACATAATGCATAATTTTTAAAAATGATATTAAATATCAGAAAAAATTTATCTTTTATAAATTATAATAACAATTATCATTTTTATAAAAGGAAACTCAATGTCGGTTTTAGTTATTGGAGCAGATGAGATAACTCCTATTAAAGCAGTTTTGACAAATTTAGGTGCAAAAAATATAGAGCATTGGGATGCTAGAAATGAAAATAGAGTAAATAAAAAACCTATCCCTCAAAATACTGAATGTATAGTTATGCTTACAAGTTTTTTAAATCATAATACCATGAAAAAAATAAAAACAGAAGCAAAAAAACGCAATATACCTTTAGTTTGCGCAAAGCGTAGTGTAAGTTGTGTGTATTGTGAGTATTGTAAGGTTTTTGGCTTAGAGCAAGAATATCAATGCCTTAAAAAAGGTTAATTTATGTTTGGTTTTTATGGAAAAAATGAAATAATCCCTGAAATTTTTCATGATTTACATCAACAAAAAATAAATTATATTTTTTTAAATTTATATAATGCTTTGGTTGATGATGAAATGAAAATTGCCTATAAATACGCATATAAAGCTAATAGTTTAAGAAATATTTTTGAGTTAAAAATCAAGGATATGCTAAATCAAAAGCCTTTAAATTTCAAGAGAGCAAAATCTTTTTGCCCTTACTCGCACAAAATAATACAAGCGTTTTTGATGAACGAATTTTCTTTGCGTGATATTGGTGTAAAAATTCCAAAAACATCTTTAGCAAGACTAATTTACAATGTATTTTTTAATGATGGATTTATGATAAATACACAATTTGCCTTTGAAAGTTTTGTTTTGGATAAAATAAGCAAAAGCAACCAAAGTATAAAAATTAATTTTATAAAAGATATCATTATTTTAGATAATAAAATTGCAATCAAAGCTTGTTTTGTCATGGATAAAAATAATGATATACAAGGTGCTTTAAAATTTATACAGGAAAATAATTTTGAAAAATTCTATATTGTGTATCCTAGAAATAAAAATTTTACACAATGTATGGAAATCAAACATTTTTTATGCGAAAATAAAAAAACTTTGTTAAAATTAGTGCCTTATACTATTAATAACCAAATTTTAAGGAGAAAATAAATGTCAATAGCGGTAATTTATGGTAGTTCTATGGGAAATACTGAAGGTGCGGCGAATATGATTGCTCAAAAATTAGGAATTTCAGATGTATTAAATATAGCAGATATTGATGCAGATAAAATAAATTCTTATGATAAATTAATTTGCGGAACTTCAACTTGGGGAAGTGGAGATTTGCAAGATGATTGGGATGGTTTTGATTTTTCTGCTTTAAGTCTTAGTGGTAAGACTATAGCGGTTTTTGGTATGGGTGATAGTGAGAGTTATTCTGATACTTATTGTAGTGCTATGGGTAAACTTGCTCAAGCTTTAAAAGCAGCAGGTGCGAATTTAGTTGGTGCGGTATCTACTGGAGGCTATACTTTTGAAGCAAGTGATGCAGTAGAAGGTGATAAATTCGTTGGACTTGCATTAGATAATGATAACCATGAAGACTTAACTGAAAGTAGAATTGATGTTTGGATTGAACAAATCAAACCCTCATTTTCTTAATACAATATAGATGCTATAAACAGCATCTATATTATTTAAACTGAAAATTCTAGCTTTTTTGCTAATAGTATTTTATTATCAGTATATTTTGCCCATTGAATTTGTAAAGAAAATATTGAAGCTTTAGAAAATTTTGCAAAAGGAAATTTTTGAAAATATAAATTTTCTTGTTCTTTTGAAGCTTTAGAAAATTTAGCTTTAATTTGAACTCCTTTAATGAGATTAATAATATCTGTATCTAAAGCAATGCTTATGGCAACTTTTGGATTTTTATAAGAAAGCTTTATGTGTTTTGTATGCTCTTTGCTTGCAAAAACTAATGCTAGTGCTTTTTCATCAAAAGCATAATAACAACTTGCACAATAAACCCCATTATCCTCATCTATCATACTTAAATTTAATAATTTTTGAGAACGAATAAAATTTTTGATTCTTTCATCCATCATGTTTAGCTTTCAAATTTAAAATTTTTTGATAACTTAAATGAGTTAAAAAAATAACATAAAATACCTGTAAAAATAAGCCAAATAAAGGAATGCTTGATAGAATAAAAAACACTAATGTGCTTATTTTAAAATATAATGGTGATGAATTTTTATAAAATTCATTAAAATTTTTTTTATCTAAAACATTGCTAAGAACATCTAGTATTAAAAGTTTATGAAATAAATAGTAAAACACTCCATAGTAAATTATAATACTAACAAAAGGCATAATAAGTAAAAAAGTAGCTATTATAAATAATATACAAAAAAATAGTATAAATTTAAATGCTTTAAATAAAACTTCTAAAAAACTTATTTCATTTTCTATAGAATAATTATAGTATTTTTGGTTTATTTTTTTTACAATATAAGGAGTTAAAAAAGAAATAATAAACATAGTAAAAAAAACACAAGCAAATATTATTATGAAAAATCCGCCTATGGCACTTAAAAATGCTAAGGAAAATTGAACAATAGAAAAACTAAAAAACCATGCTAGAAAAGTTCCATTGATTATTTCATCAATATAAGAAAAAAATAAATCATAAGTATAAAATACTAAAAAACTAAATAAAATTAAACTAAAAACCAAAGGCAATAAAGAAAATTTTAAAAAAGGCTTGCTAAGAAAATCTTGCAAGCTTAAGTAAAAAATAGTCATTTTGCATCATTATAAGCATTTTGTAATTTTTTGTAAATTTCTTTATACTCTAAAGTTTCTTTTAAAATTTGACTTAAAACATCGTTATCTTCTATGCCGTTCCATATTTTTTTATACATACCTTCTTTATAACCATTTTCTTGTCTAAATTGATTGAGAATATTTTTTCCAATGTAAATTCTATAAAGTTCAAAGAAATTTAGGCCACATTTTCTAGCCAAAACAAAATACACACTTAAAAGCTCGCCTAAATCATAATCAAATCCACTACATTTGTGAATGATAAGTTCTATGTCGTTTAAAATTCCATAGATATCCGCATCAGTTGGATTGGAAGTTTCTTTGCAAAAATCATCAAAAAAAGTCACAGAAGAAACTTCTTCTGCGATGAAATTTTTATCATTTATTTGTTTTTCTTTATATTCTTCCAATATCAAACTAAGGATAAAATGCCAAATATCAACAATTTCTATGCGAACATTGTCCCAATTTGCAGGAGTGTGTATGCTTTTCCAGTGTTTCCATGCAAAAGAATCTATAAGCTCAGCACACTCCATATAAATACATCTTCTAAAACTTATTAATTTACCTTCTTTGGTGTAACCATTTTCCCAACCTATACCATTGGTATCATCGTTTAATTTTTGCTGGAGTTCTAGCATGCTTTTTAAAATATCTTTTACTTCCATTTTTTTCCTTATTAAGCGTAAAATCCAAATTCTTTATTATTTTCTTCTTCTTTTTTCTTTTCTTGATTTTCGTATTGTTTCCAAATTTCTTCTAGTAATTTTGCACTATCTTGAAAAATTTGTTTTTTAATATCAGCAAGATTGGTTTTATTCATTTCTTGTTTTAAGCTTTTATCCATGGTGTTTAAAAGTTCATGTAATGTAGCTTTTTTATGTTCATTGGTTTTTGATTCAGGTAATGCATTGCCAATTTTCATTGCAGTTGTGATTAATTCTTTTGGTTTTAAACTTCCTACTCTTGAGTTTTTCATAAATTCATCGATTTGAGGTTGTATTTTAGCTACTGCTTCTTTGATTTCATTTATATCATCTTGTGTTAGTTTTGTTCCAGTGTAAGAAAAGGAAAAACCAAATTGATTTCTAAGGTTTAAGGAAGCCAAATCTCCATCTTTTTCAAATTTTGCTTCTTTTTTGTCATACATTGAAAATGAAAGCTGATTACCACTTTTTGTTTTAATGTCCATTGAAAAACTTTGAGAATTTAAACTAGATATTTGCATTTTCTTCCTTTCAAATCAAGATAAAACTACATCGTCAAAATAGTTAAATCTTAAATAAAATTTGCAAAGTTTTTACTTTGCAAATTTCAAATATTTAGGGAGAAAAATATTTTAACATTAAGTTTTTAAATGCTCGTTAAATCCCAAAATATTTTTAGTAATTTTTCATTTTTTGTATGTATTAAAATTTCTTTTTTGTTATGATTGCTTTTACAAGCTTTTAGCGCTTGTTTTAAGTGCTCTTTTATTGAAAAAATCAACCCAAAGGCAATTGCATTTTTATCAAGGCCACCAAGCATATATATTAAAGGCATTCTAAGAGATTTTGATATGTCAATTTTTGCCTTGTCAGTAATAGTGGTTTTAAAATCAAATTTGCTAGGATGTTTAAATTTATAAGCTAAAGCAAGATCTAAAAACTCATCTAAATGGTTTAATTTTTTTCCACTAATAAATGGATATATAAAATAAAATAAATCTAATATATTATTGCTAGTTTTACTTTCATCATCGTAATTTTTTTGTATAAAATCATAATAATCTTTGAAATATTTTTGATAATTTTCACTTAAAATTATAGCCATTTTGGTTTTTGCAAAATTATTTAAAAAAACTTTAGGATTAGCTTCAAAACTAAAATCTAAAAAATTAATTTTTGTATTATTTTGATAAAAAATCCCACTGATATCACTTTCTAAATCAAGCAAAATATTATCAGAATTAAGCTCATTACTAGAGCTATTATAAGTTATTTTATCATCTAATATAATAGAAAAATCATTATAAGCAAACTCATTACTCATAGGTTTTTCATAAAAACCAAAATCATCCCAAAAATTTTCTTCACTACAAGCAATACAACCATGTCCTGCAGCTACTGGCCAAGATGTTTTGGAATTAAATTTAACTTTAGGGCAGTTATTGTAAGCATAAGGCCCTTTGCAGCCTATTTTAAAAAGACAATAGCCTTCTTTAATGCTTTCATCATCAAAACTTTGAGCAAAATTTCCTGCTTCAAATTTAGCCTTTCTTTCACATAAATCATGTAAGCATTTTCCATAAAGAGCTAAAGGTCTATTTTGCTCATCTAAAGCCATATCTTGCTCAAATAATATATAAAAACAAAGTGCTGCAATGATATTTACATCACTTGGAGGGCAACCTGGTATATTGATGATTTTTTCTTCTAAGACTTTAGAAATTCCTATACTTTTGGTAGGGTTTGGATGTGCAGCTTGAATTCCTCCATAGCTTGAACAAGTTCCCATAGCAAAAATTGTTTTAGCATTTTTAGCACATTTTTGTAAAATTTCATATCCATTTTCACCATGTGCTCCTATGGTTAGATAAAAAGGATCTATCGCACAAACCCCACCCTCAACAGCTAAAATAAAATCTTTTTTTTCTAAAACTTCTTCTAAATGTGATTCTGCTTGGTGTCCGCTTGCACTCATAAAGGTTTCATGATATTCTAAAGAAATAAAATCAAAAATTAAATCCAAAAAATCAGGCAATGAAGTTCTAAGTAAACTCTCACTACACCCTGTGCATTCACTTAAATGAAGCCATATAAGGCTAGGTGGGGTGTGAAGTTGAAAATATCTATGTGCTAAAGAGCTAAAATCATTTGGTAAACCTAAAATTTTAATGATGGAATTTACAGCCTCTAATGAGATATTTTTTTCTTCTTTATGTGAGTTTTCTAAAAGTGCAATTTTATGCTCTAATATGCTTTTTAATTCTTCATTGCCCAAAGACATTTTTTAACCTTTAGCTATTTGTATCATATTTAAAAAATCATTTGCATTTAATGCAGCTGAACCTATTAAAACTCCATCACAATTTTTTAAAGCACAAATTTCTTTAATATTGTTTTGATTAACACTTCCACCATATAAAAGTTTGGCTTTGGTAAATTCTCTTAAAAAATTAAGTATAGTATTGATATCATTAAGATTGGCACTTACTCCTGTGCCTATAGAATAAATAGGCTCATAAGCTATGATAAGTTTTTTATAAGATAAATCAATATTTTCTATTTGTTTTTTTAAAAAATCTAAGCTTTTGTTAGCATTTTTAGTTTCTAAACTTTCACCTATGCAATAAATAATGTTAAAATCAAGACTTTTAGCAAAATTAAATTTAGCTTTTAAAAAGCTTTCATCTTCATTTAAAGCTCTTCTTTCAGAATGGCCGATTAATACACTTTTGATATTAAATTCTTCTAAGTGAGTTTTACCTATTTCTCCAGTATAGGCTCCATTTTCACAAGGATAAAAATTTTGTGCTCCTTGATGAAAGGTGAAATTTGCTTTTAAAAAAGCTGTACTTGGTGGGAAGATGAAAATTTCATCTTCTTTATTTAAATTTTGATTTAATTCCTGAGCGTAAAGTTCAAAGCTTGATCTTGTATGATTACACTTTAAATTTGCTGCAAAAATCATTCATTATCCTTTATAGTCAAAGGTTTTACACCAGGAAGTTCCTTGCCTTCTA
The genomic region above belongs to Campylobacter peloridis LMG 23910 and contains:
- a CDS encoding thiamine-phosphate kinase; this translates as MDKENLIISAFANSINGDDGAVVDGYCYSKDLFCENIHFKTSWMKLEQIGAKAMLVNISDAIAMNATPKYALLGLSLPKYLDMKQIKALQKGLLNTAKDFKIQIIGGDTIAGKNIDISVTIISKINQKAIYRKGLKKGDLLAFSGNLGESLKGLNILYRGGKLHSNHRFIKPNLRQNFFYDIAKKVRVSMDISDGLNKDLSRMLFLNQLNAKFFKKLNKFILNSAEEYELLFAFDKKHKAFIQNMAKKHRVKLNIFAKTITGRYKFYGKEHHF
- a CDS encoding DUF2325 domain-containing protein; this translates as MSVLVIGADEITPIKAVLTNLGAKNIEHWDARNENRVNKKPIPQNTECIVMLTSFLNHNTMKKIKTEAKKRNIPLVCAKRSVSCVYCEYCKVFGLEQEYQCLKKG
- the truD gene encoding tRNA pseudouridine(13) synthase TruD; the protein is MEKSIISKPLYVLKHSPINVYFSKNSNDFVVREKPLYEFSGKGEHLILHIQKKDLSTSEALRILSEQSGVKMRDFGYCGLKDKQGLTTQYISMPKKNEENLKNFKHDKMKILESFYHDNKLRIGHLKGNSFFIRLKKVSKVDALKIEQAFKNIQEQGFANYFGYQRFGKFQDNFLQGLEILKGKKIKNKKMQDFLISAFQSELFNKYLSKRIEFSHFINDFNEAEIRQIYNLEKSEIKSLKKQKHFFKILKGDVLGHYPFGKCFICEDLPNELERFNKKDISVMGLLVGSKAFEVGEGLAKKLEDDIFSSVYEFKNKMQGSRRFMWAYLEECKYNYDEEKAHFNLEFFLQKGSYATVVLEEILHMDIFEHTHNA
- a CDS encoding flagellar basal body P-ring protein FlgI — encoded protein: MRILLFCLVLNLSVFAATIKELTNVVGVRDNQLIGYGLVVGLNGSGDGTSSEFTLQSISNMLQGMNVKVSPGDIKSKNTAAVMVTAKLPAFARSGDKLDVSVASLGDAKSLQGGTLLMTALKGVDGEIYAVAQGSLAIGGLSPRPGAAGTHSTSANVMNGAVVEREIPQNFSQNDDLILSLKEADFKTANNIERVLNTIFDTDIAKALDSRTIKLTKPEEFSHVEFMARVLEQDIAYTPESKVIIDERTGTIVAGVNIEVEPILITHKDITIKIDPNNTVALGQNEIDMKDGGILDPVSNTLKITNSKTTVANIARMLNKLGAAPNDIIAIMQNLKRAGAISAELEVI
- the fldA gene encoding flavodoxin FldA translates to MSIAVIYGSSMGNTEGAANMIAQKLGISDVLNIADIDADKINSYDKLICGTSTWGSGDLQDDWDGFDFSALSLSGKTIAVFGMGDSESYSDTYCSAMGKLAQALKAAGANLVGAVSTGGYTFEASDAVEGDKFVGLALDNDNHEDLTESRIDVWIEQIKPSFS
- a CDS encoding DUF5644 domain-containing protein, translated to MQITLKIFRFDKNNDYLAYYKPYVYNSSEFESVYDLLVQIKKDDIYFNFEENPESCIKVNQVAIRQRRKLENIAKQFGKELILEPLDTKRATKDLIMDKSDFLEKLDYFKGLIDIHDIELYKQYDFLYYTSEVREFLPEYLGDSFFIFAYKMILKYPEKAPQFLKLVADEKKGIYYHTRFKNFISANELDYESYIKELKVMLVKSGLARSIF
- a CDS encoding flagellar biosynthesis anti-sigma factor FlgM, which encodes MINPIHQTYVAQVATSDLNKTENKENNKAKETQKVEESKVSLIASQIKNGEYKIDLQATSKAIADSLL
- a CDS encoding pyridoxine 5'-phosphate oxidase family protein, which translates into the protein MDERIKNFIRSQKLLNLSMIDEDNGVYCASCYYAFDEKALALVFASKEHTKHIKLSYKNPKVAISIALDTDIINLIKGVQIKAKFSKASKEQENLYFQKFPFAKFSKASIFSLQIQWAKYTDNKILLAKKLEFSV
- a CDS encoding RsmD family RNA methyltransferase, which encodes MHKIQDYQNVKDFLKSYKPKEEKKEKSKKKNQKIYTIIESGIYKGKKILLPSLNTTRSTKSIVKSCVFNVLRYSLQDKIFIEAFGGSALMALEARSNGCLKSYAIEKDKKAYEVALKNASSIDKNTICFNDDTFKKTPQIIQNSKENIILYLDPPFDIREGFFDIYEKTLKLIENIQNSNVKIIIIEHHSSFKTPDKIQNYNKTKEKKFGSTSLSFYSLV
- a CDS encoding flagellar protein FlgN, whose amino-acid sequence is MVKQYLDETNSILEKLINLTIEDITQIQAANHQYVSKSVEDKTKLVNDFQIAKKNLDKALVDLSNQGNNKGLDELLDDEDKEKLALLKQNLNTLHQKNKEYAKLVLVIKDFYDKLLNTMFEQNGTNNAYGDKKTIPDSLFKINV
- a CDS encoding rod-binding protein, whose product is MRVDNYLASKNYSSELYESITKHNNSYKAAKNYADSAFKNDIAHIQTLSDEDKALKEQTDAFEAFLIKSVLDISLKQENSLFGKDASDEIYSSMYNDTMSKALSGGLGFSKLLFDYLKERG